ACCCGTCGTGCTCAGCGACCTTGACCAACTGCTTCCCGATGTTCTCGCCCTCGAATAGCCCGAGGAACGCGTCCGGAGCGTTCTCGAAGCCTTCGACGACGTTCTCGCGGTAGCGGATCTCGTCGTTCTGAATGAACTGTGAGAGTCGCTCGAGCGCCTCGCCCCACCGGGGCTGGTAGTCGCTGACGAGCAGGCCCTCGACCGTCGCACGGGTTTCGATGAGTTTGGCGAGCTTTCGCGGCCCGGTCGGCACCTCGGTCTCATTGTAGAGCGAGATCTGGCCACAGACCGCGACGCGAGCGTCGACGTTCAGACGGGGCCAGACGGCGTCCGTGATGGGGCCGCCGACATTGTCGAAGTAGACGTCAACGCCGTCCGGACAGGCCTCGTCGACCGCGGCGGAGAGGTCGTCGGTCTCCTTGTAGTTGATCGCGGCGTCGAAGCCAAGCTCCTCGGTGAGCCACTCGATCTTCGCCTCGCTGCCGGCGGTACCAACCACTCGCGCGCCCGAGAGGCGGGCGAGTTGGCCGACGACGGAGCCGACCGCGCCCGCGGCCGCAGAGACGACGACAGTATCGCCGGGTTTCGGATCACAAACATCGTTCAGACCCCAGTACCCCGTGACGCCG
This genomic stretch from Natrinema sp. SYSU A 869 harbors:
- a CDS encoding NADP-dependent oxidoreductase; its protein translation is MAETRQWQLASRPVGEPTEENFELVTVDRPEPDHGEVLLKTLYQSVDPYMRGRMRDAESYAEPWDVGDPMQASVVGEVLESNAAEFSEGDIVTGDLLWAEHIVADADKLQGVNPDHGPISTAIGVLGMPGVTGYWGLNDVCDPKPGDTVVVSAAAGAVGSVVGQLARLSGARVVGTAGSEAKIEWLTEELGFDAAINYKETDDLSAAVDEACPDGVDVYFDNVGGPITDAVWPRLNVDARVAVCGQISLYNETEVPTGPRKLAKLIETRATVEGLLVSDYQPRWGEALERLSQFIQNDEIRYRENVVEGFENAPDAFLGLFEGENIGKQLVKVAEHDG